A single genomic interval of Drosophila virilis strain 15010-1051.87 chromosome 2, Dvir_AGI_RSII-ME, whole genome shotgun sequence harbors:
- the LOC6629551 gene encoding myosin light chain kinase A — protein sequence MKRTTSIQNIKNTAALQRQHTDSLCPLAHRLPGKALRACFLRNMDQHFGGISLAVSKKRYQEFKALLEAITVAFRPHVVLKSAITRVYRINGTPLHSIDDFYEGDIVVCCCQYEPYVDVGYNVNQHYMQLLGSLIRMREKCAPVEGSEEEADNECFNDNELVIDYENCKLPQAILLYINVEKPIWVHKSTVIFQGSGRARSDKHYIIKMVNKEHMFTRTNGTYFEIEILRQLQDHTNIIDLIYTVEQCKYIYIVIERLDCDLFELLQSKTVFPETLVKKVMKDVTRGLAYIHGCQIIHRDLKLDNLLVQFDFSGPLEPWVAAIKISDFGLATQYKGRELYQCCGTPHYMAPELISYAGYDFSVDLWSLGITLFYMLCSRLPFAHSESNTNIVQECIRKSHHEIPSECKSKMSPYAQQLINSLLVKMPQHRLSAIEVCQHPFLLDSRGDSL from the coding sequence ATGAAACGTACCACATCTATACAGAACATAAAGAACACCGCTGCACTTCAGCGACAACATACCGACAGCCTCTGCCCACTGGCTCATCGTCTTCCGGGTAAAGCTCTGCGTGCTTGCTTTCTACGCAACATGGATCAACATTTTGGCGGCATTTCCCTAGCCGTGTCAAAAAAACGCTACCAAGAATTTAAAGCGTTGCTAGAGGCAATCACTGTGGCATTTCGCCCTCATGTGGTCCTAAAGTCGGCGATAACGCGTGTTTATCGAATCAACGGCACGCCCCTTCATTCCATAGATGACTTCTATGAGGGCGACATTGTGGTCTGCTGTTGTCAGTATGAGCCTTACGTTGATGTGGGCTACAATGTTAACCAGCACTACATGCAACTTCTGGGCTCACTCATTCGAATGCGTGAGAAGTGTGCGCCGGTTGAGGGAAGCGAGGAAGAAGCAGATAATGAATGCTTCAATGACAACGAACTTGTCATTGATTATGAGAACTGCAAGCTGCCGCAAGCCatattattatacataaaCGTGGAGAAGCCGATCTGGGTCCACAAGTCGACGGTAATATTCCAGGGCAGCGGCAGAGCCCGAAGCGACAAgcattatataattaaaatggtGAACAAAGAACACATGTTTACGCGAACAAACGGAACATACTTTGAGATAGAAATCTTGCGACAACTGCAGGACCACACAAACATCATAGATTTAATATACACGGTGGAGCAGTGCAAGTACATTTACATTGTTATCGAGCGACTCGATTGTGATCTATTTGAGCTGTTGCAGAGTAAAACTGTTTTCCCCGAGACTCTGGTCAAAAAAGTCATGAAAGACGTGACCAGAGGACTTGCGTACATTCATGGGTGTCAGATAATCCATCGCGATTTGAAGCTAGACAATCTGTTGGTACAATTCGATTTCTCGGGTCCATTAGAGCCTTGGGTGGCTGCGATTAAGATCTCCGACTTTGGATTGGCCACTCAATACAAGGGCCGCGAACTTTATCAGTGTTGCGGCACGCCCCACTATATGGCTCCCGAGCTGATTAGCTATGCTGGATACGACTTCTCCGTGGACTTGTGGTCGTTGGGCATCACGCTCTTCTATATGTTGTGCAGTCGGCTGCCTTTCGCTCATAGTGAGAGCAATACGAACATTGTTCAGGAATGCATTCGGAAGAGCCACCATGAAATACCCTCTGAGTGTAAGAGCAAAATGAGTCCATACGCACAACAGCTCATAAACTCGCTTTTGGTTAAGATGCCGCAACATCGATTGTCAGCTATTGAGGTGTGCCAACATCCGTTCCTACTGGATAGCCGGGGTGATTCTTTATAA
- the Irk2 gene encoding G protein-activated inward rectifier potassium channel 3 isoform X1, whose amino-acid sequence MRFNFSSHSAATTTTAATAADTATERSDEKATKPLKRPMTIEEDPDSLDSVISNPQSYPITIVPNRPASFYGLSTNGKSFQRQPSCRSRNFRPGSMRRVRRRAVFKNGDCNVVQKHLQRRRVRFLQDMYTTMVDWQWRWTLLAFALSFILSWLFFALIWWLIMFTHGDLEELHLPHNQEDSGWAPCVSAIDGFTSCFLFSIETQHTIGYGVRTTSPECPEAIFMMCFQSIYGVMSSAFMAGIVFAKMTRAKQRAQTLLFSKHAVVCQRDGCLSLMFRVGDMRKSHIIGAGVRAQLIRTRSTKEGEVMTQHFTELQIGTDESGSDLFFIWPMVIEHRIDENSPLYNMNATDMLQDKFEIVVILEGTVESTGQSTQARSSYINTEILWGHRFDPVVLYNKDLQAYEIDYARFNETTQVDTPLCSARELNEIYKIQEGFRTPARLTAVQFYCSPNPSTTSTHSNSSGYNSWCGSHQQPRRQRWQLSLPLQRGCSIDT is encoded by the exons ATGCGTTTTAATTTTTCGAGCCATTCGGCAGCGACGACAACCACAGCTGCAACGGCGGCGGACACAGCGACTGAGAGGTCTGATGAAAAGGCAACAAAGCCTCTCAAGAGACCAATGACAATCGAAGAGGATCCCGATTCCCTGGACAGCGTGATCAGCAATCCGCAGTCGTACCCCATAACGATAGTTCCGAATCGTCCAGCCAGCTTCTATGGCCTCTCCACAAACGGCAAGTCTTTTCAGCGACAGCCCAGTTGCAG ATCTCGCAACTTTCGTCCAGGCAGCATGCGACGTGTGCGTCGTCGCGCCGTATTCAAGAATGGGGATTGCAATGTGGTGCAAAAGCATTTGCAGCGCAGGAGGGTGCGTTTCCTGCAGGATATGTACACAACAATGGTGGACTGGCAATGGCGCTGGACACTACTGGCCTTTGCATTGAGCTTCATATTGTCCTGGCTGTTTTTTGCACTGATATGGTGGCTTATTATGTTTACACACGGCGATCTAGAAGAGTTGCATCTTCCGCATAATCAGG AGGACTCCGGTTGGGCGCCATGCGTATCAGCCATTGACGGCTtcacatcctgttttttgttcTCCATCGAGACGCAGCACACCATTGGCTACGGCGTGCGCACCACCTCACCGGAGTGTCCCGAGGCAATATTTATGATGTGTTTTCAgtccatttatggtgtgatgTCATCGGCGTTCATGGCTGGCATCGTTTTCGCCAAAATGACACGTGCCAAGCAACGCGCCCAGACTCTACTCTTCTCCAAGCATGCGGTGGTCTGCCAGCGCGATGGTTGCCTCTCGTTAATGTTCCGCGTAGGCGATATGCGGAAGTCCCACATCATTGGAGCTGGAGTGCGAGCCCAGCTTATAAGGACGCGCAGTACAAAGGAGGGTGAAGTCATGACACAACATTTTACAGAGCTGCAGATAGGCACCGACGAGTCGGGCTCCGATCTCTTTTTCATCTGGCCCATGGTGATTGAGCACCGAATAGACGAGAACTCGCCGCTGTACAACATGAATGCCACCGATATGTTGCAGGACAAGTTCGAAATTGTTGTGATTCTGGAGGGCACTGTCGAGTCCACGGGCCAGTCCACGCAGGCCAGATCGAGCTATATCAATACGGAGATTTTGTGGGGCCACCGATTCGATCCTGTGGTTCTGTACAACAAGGATTTGCAAGCATATGAGATCGACTATGCTCGCTTCAATGAGACCACTCAGGTGGACACGCCACTCTGCAGCGCCCGGGAGCTGAACGAAATCTACAAGATACAGGAGGGCTTCCGCACACCAG CTCGCCTAACGGCAGTACAGTTCTACTGCTCACCCAATCCCTCGACGACTTCCACGCACTCTAACAGCTCCGGCTACAATTCGTGGTGCGGCAGTCACCAGCAGCCACGTCGGCAGCGCTGGCAGCTGTCGTTGCCCTTGCAAAGAGGCTGTTCTATCGACACGTGA
- the Irk2 gene encoding G protein-activated inward rectifier potassium channel 3 isoform X2, whose protein sequence is MQVPLSDVQVLQDAADAETVAGEKDETFAHMKEWKRQYMRGISHTPSQAGVYYEALKGSSHSLAKGSRNFRPGSMRRVRRRAVFKNGDCNVVQKHLQRRRVRFLQDMYTTMVDWQWRWTLLAFALSFILSWLFFALIWWLIMFTHGDLEELHLPHNQEDSGWAPCVSAIDGFTSCFLFSIETQHTIGYGVRTTSPECPEAIFMMCFQSIYGVMSSAFMAGIVFAKMTRAKQRAQTLLFSKHAVVCQRDGCLSLMFRVGDMRKSHIIGAGVRAQLIRTRSTKEGEVMTQHFTELQIGTDESGSDLFFIWPMVIEHRIDENSPLYNMNATDMLQDKFEIVVILEGTVESTGQSTQARSSYINTEILWGHRFDPVVLYNKDLQAYEIDYARFNETTQVDTPLCSARELNEIYKIQEGFRTPARLTAVQFYCSPNPSTTSTHSNSSGYNSWCGSHQQPRRQRWQLSLPLQRGCSIDT, encoded by the exons ATGCAGGTACCTTTATCAGATGTGCAGGTGCTACAGGATGCTGCCGATGCAGAGACCGTCGCCGGCGAAAAGGATGAAACTTTTGCGCATATGAAAGAGTGGAAACGCCAGTATATGAGAGGCATCTCACACACGCCATCACAGGCGGGCGTATACTATGAGGCGCTCAAAGGATCCAGTCACTCGCTAGCTAAGGG ATCTCGCAACTTTCGTCCAGGCAGCATGCGACGTGTGCGTCGTCGCGCCGTATTCAAGAATGGGGATTGCAATGTGGTGCAAAAGCATTTGCAGCGCAGGAGGGTGCGTTTCCTGCAGGATATGTACACAACAATGGTGGACTGGCAATGGCGCTGGACACTACTGGCCTTTGCATTGAGCTTCATATTGTCCTGGCTGTTTTTTGCACTGATATGGTGGCTTATTATGTTTACACACGGCGATCTAGAAGAGTTGCATCTTCCGCATAATCAGG AGGACTCCGGTTGGGCGCCATGCGTATCAGCCATTGACGGCTtcacatcctgttttttgttcTCCATCGAGACGCAGCACACCATTGGCTACGGCGTGCGCACCACCTCACCGGAGTGTCCCGAGGCAATATTTATGATGTGTTTTCAgtccatttatggtgtgatgTCATCGGCGTTCATGGCTGGCATCGTTTTCGCCAAAATGACACGTGCCAAGCAACGCGCCCAGACTCTACTCTTCTCCAAGCATGCGGTGGTCTGCCAGCGCGATGGTTGCCTCTCGTTAATGTTCCGCGTAGGCGATATGCGGAAGTCCCACATCATTGGAGCTGGAGTGCGAGCCCAGCTTATAAGGACGCGCAGTACAAAGGAGGGTGAAGTCATGACACAACATTTTACAGAGCTGCAGATAGGCACCGACGAGTCGGGCTCCGATCTCTTTTTCATCTGGCCCATGGTGATTGAGCACCGAATAGACGAGAACTCGCCGCTGTACAACATGAATGCCACCGATATGTTGCAGGACAAGTTCGAAATTGTTGTGATTCTGGAGGGCACTGTCGAGTCCACGGGCCAGTCCACGCAGGCCAGATCGAGCTATATCAATACGGAGATTTTGTGGGGCCACCGATTCGATCCTGTGGTTCTGTACAACAAGGATTTGCAAGCATATGAGATCGACTATGCTCGCTTCAATGAGACCACTCAGGTGGACACGCCACTCTGCAGCGCCCGGGAGCTGAACGAAATCTACAAGATACAGGAGGGCTTCCGCACACCAG CTCGCCTAACGGCAGTACAGTTCTACTGCTCACCCAATCCCTCGACGACTTCCACGCACTCTAACAGCTCCGGCTACAATTCGTGGTGCGGCAGTCACCAGCAGCCACGTCGGCAGCGCTGGCAGCTGTCGTTGCCCTTGCAAAGAGGCTGTTCTATCGACACGTGA